A stretch of the Streptomyces sp. NBC_01428 genome encodes the following:
- a CDS encoding non-ribosomal peptide synthetase → MTHAGLSLLADSVRAQAARTPSAPAVEDGDRLLDYAELDAIADRVAARLRGAGILAGQAVAVALPRSWQLVCVMLGIRRHGCTVVPLDRLSPADRRGHILDDSGAVAVVHDNTPHTVPDHLAGLTADTLVAAGPVSQVPAADTGDESATGTGAPTAFLFYTSGTTGRPKGVEATDEGVLRLARPGYIGIEPGDRYACLANPAFDALSFEVWTPLLTGGTCVVLDDGVVHEPSALAQVLRDRAVDTVFITVALFNAVVDQVPDCFATTRQVLVGGERVDAGILRGWYRANPGARTVLHNVYGPTETTTFALCFAVPRDFHGDDVPIGTPLAGTRCATVTAAGTLARAGETAELVLAGAALALGYRNLPEETARSFAPLPAGDDDTRWYRTGDLVRVDENGLVTYVGRADRQVKVRGFRIEPGEVERGIMTHPAVRHAYVCTRRDDSGRNELLAFLVPDAELPYEAYELHLDTALPAYMRPHHTYLVGELPLNANGKVDAERLLRERGTPWRAERPTESPVTPEQRTVLDLAEDVLGVHGLTPSDRWISSGGDSLAALRLRFALLEHHGADLPHDLLLRADFATIAEAVHRADAAAGVHPPVRTTPGLRSAPATSEQQRLWLLRQRDPQDRSYDVPLTFQVRGTPDPAALRHALRSLVVRHPALRTRLTVGPTGLVQETAEPYDPWRPADERAGEGRQEAAERFFAPGFDLADPRMLRAAFLPDTDGGTLLLHLHHIAVDGWSLSLLFRDLTAAYTAALDGTLADTATEPVVSEPAVTTLDFAAWQHEWRTSAAYRRKRGRLAEHYRATPEVSPPLDPVPAGGGAAARLIRTSVDPARAAQLDRWAAHQGVTRFHLLLSAFACALYGVTGQSRPLVATPVASRPRPEFADTVGMFANTVLLPLHTAPRRGLRAQLHEHATSAATVLDGQDIALADVLDDHAFRTGGPLFDYLFVLENTEFDALRLPGCTLRPRWTEPPAAKCALTLSVVEDGSGLQCLWEYDPARVPADRVDAVARLFRTALDGFTHLPDRTVADLVAPWRTGAAATARGGALPQEFPSIAEGFARQVRHTPDAPALAHGTATLSYAQLDAAASSLAAEIGRLHPLPADPAAPASVALYLDPSPEHVVALLACTRLNLTVVPLDPAYPPALLRHVLRQAQPLCVLHAPHTAPALDAVAPTGLPRFPLVLTDLPPAGPDTVPRPATRPLYTLFTSGSTGVPKGVQVPDRTLCNLIAWQQREAGPAGPAVTQQFSMLSFDVSFQEIFTTLCTGGLLRLVEPAWRQDLATLLERLDTDGVERLFLPYVALQLLAEHAVRSGRFPARLREVVTAGEQLVCTDAIRQWFAGLDNARLFNHYGPTETHVVSGLCLSGDPATWPTRPAIGRPVAHAELHVVDAEDHPVPPGVTGRLLVGGPMAAPCYLGDPGLNRDRFTTGPDGGTLYRTGDLARFDAQGLLHYAGREDAQIKLSGHRLELGQVEAALLQYPGVTNAVAVAVADHGRLVACLECRGPDPDPADLDRHLGELLPAHVRLGRVRRLQALPRTPSGKLDRAAALTADGVDLGATGASDGSLSPLEARLTELFAVVTGRRPAPEQHYFDAGAGSLDLMRFHLHCTTEAGLSFRMADLFEHVTVRSLAAALTRPTPSSAPVEPAETSHPEDPTPVTAAAPGSETPSQDAIDAGPRAAVRAPRPGDTEPSVEPVAVVGMAVRLPGAPDLAAFWDLVTSGRRGVEHFTAPAGRVGARSQSDRPLAFDPARFTISPHEARLMDPQQRQMLMVCVEALAHAGIADPAGRQVGLIAACGENTYFQRLIREAGPDDLPDSFRLALHHEKDFLATKAAYHLGLTGPAFSVQTACSSSLVGVHLAAQLLRQGDAEIMLAGGVLVDAELTDGYTYRPQHIFSPDGHCRAFSADAGGTVGGSGAAVVVLKPLSLARRDGDTVYALVTGSAVNNDGADKLGYSAPSLSGQRAAVRTALRRAGRRGADVGYVEAHGTGTRLGDPVEAGALQDAYDVPRGHRIAVSSVKSQIGHLGAAAGVTGLVRAVLAVHHATIPPTADFDRLNPEIDATAFRVPVTAEPWRSAGPRLAAVSSFGIGGTNAHVLVEEAPPGAAEGSTDRADRAGTGDLTFATEAVPTDVRAQDRATPFAARHLGSASDAVRTGSGGAEPLRADTPEAHAFVPLLALSAHSAPALRADARRAADHLAAHPDRYEQVVRHLRSGRPALDHRAARLLPDVHAAVDWLRTVEPVAVPRTRGEHVDARRATPEELADAWCAGRPVNWREHPVPAPWDFPPPSFDLTDYDLRRSGNPEGPGFPQRLPADRWLHQKHWVRTRRARTGPAPAAARTVVVVGDAATEWSAWAAPGRGGARVVRVEAGPAFARLGPDTYRADPSDAGQLGRIIADVSRETGAHTDWLHTLPLAVRGPVDESTVDAAVHACLDTVAALCTALADVPPDVRPRPWVLTHAVQPVAGPTGRPELALTAAASEAPRQELGLTVRWVDLPDAEPGHWADRLTALLADTAPTGPRLALRDGHWWQPVRLPVTETPSDGLPGHGSPARPQPGTHLVLGGTGGIGSTLAARILREPDTRVVLLSRRGELPAALAAWRDRVTCVRADLAEESLDAIAARLGPRLDGLTGVVHAAGTAHGTLLVRRDAAAARRGIAAKLRGALLTERLIATHRPGTVVYCSSMAAELGGIGQFDYAGANGLLDGFAHHTSGDDGTARTVVAWDAWREVGMAHDARVRDARHRAHLDVALTPAEGVDVFDRAMELQLPQLLVCTTDLAEAVRFYEAVPDTTPATGADPRSEPGPEPGTPITHTRAESPDGDPAAALREATRSLLGLDTLDEAAPLYDLGADSLTLLELLDEVKRLYGTDLDLSRLTHRVTLNEILGHLTAVRPAPRTHAVAVDVWQRGTGPGVLCLVHPVGGDIQAYRALVSALPDRLTVCLIADPALSAPDAPDWSLTERAAQYLAAVRREFPAAGRQLRLAGWSFGAWTALTMAALAEEAGEAPGALYLLDPPSPDPAARPTVDEEQVAAVFALELRGNRADHALTEQGRAYAERLAQCCRANLAALAGHRLPRLTRTPGSLWLAQQPVGELPVAMAAPSTAAEWEPRLPAAFRTHHVPVTHYELVADPHVRAVAEVIAGDLTASAPLPDPPPGVPEHPAPAASS, encoded by the coding sequence ATGACCCACGCCGGCCTCTCCCTCCTCGCCGACTCCGTTCGCGCGCAGGCGGCCCGCACACCCTCCGCACCCGCCGTCGAGGACGGCGACCGTCTCCTGGACTACGCCGAACTCGACGCCATCGCCGACCGGGTCGCCGCCCGACTGCGCGGCGCCGGCATCCTGGCGGGACAGGCCGTCGCGGTGGCCCTGCCCCGCTCCTGGCAGCTCGTCTGCGTCATGCTGGGCATCCGCCGCCACGGATGCACCGTCGTCCCCCTGGACCGGCTCAGCCCGGCGGACAGGCGCGGCCACATCCTCGACGACTCGGGCGCGGTCGCCGTCGTCCACGACAACACCCCGCACACCGTGCCCGACCACCTGGCCGGGCTCACCGCCGACACTCTCGTGGCGGCGGGACCGGTGTCACAGGTGCCGGCGGCCGACACCGGCGACGAGAGCGCCACGGGCACCGGCGCGCCGACCGCCTTCCTCTTCTACACGTCGGGAACCACCGGCCGTCCCAAGGGTGTCGAGGCCACCGACGAGGGCGTCCTCCGGCTCGCGCGGCCCGGCTACATCGGCATCGAGCCCGGCGACCGTTACGCCTGTCTCGCCAACCCCGCCTTCGACGCCCTCAGCTTCGAGGTGTGGACCCCCCTGCTCACCGGCGGCACCTGTGTCGTCCTCGACGATGGAGTGGTCCACGAGCCGTCCGCACTCGCCCAGGTCCTCCGCGACCGCGCCGTGGACACGGTCTTCATCACCGTCGCGCTGTTCAACGCGGTCGTCGACCAGGTCCCCGACTGCTTCGCCACCACCCGACAGGTCCTCGTCGGCGGCGAGCGCGTCGACGCCGGGATCCTCCGGGGCTGGTACCGGGCCAACCCGGGAGCCCGCACGGTCCTGCACAACGTGTACGGCCCCACCGAGACGACCACCTTCGCCCTGTGCTTCGCCGTACCCCGCGACTTCCACGGCGACGACGTCCCCATCGGCACCCCCCTGGCCGGCACCCGGTGCGCCACCGTGACCGCCGCCGGCACCCTGGCCCGGGCGGGCGAGACCGCCGAACTCGTCCTGGCGGGAGCGGCGTTGGCGCTCGGCTACCGCAACCTGCCCGAGGAGACGGCCCGGAGCTTCGCCCCCCTGCCGGCCGGCGACGACGACACTCGCTGGTACCGCACCGGCGACCTCGTCCGCGTCGACGAGAACGGCCTGGTGACGTACGTCGGACGGGCCGACCGCCAGGTCAAGGTGCGCGGCTTCCGCATCGAACCGGGCGAGGTCGAGCGCGGCATCATGACCCATCCCGCCGTACGCCACGCCTACGTGTGCACCCGGCGCGACGACAGCGGCCGCAACGAACTCCTCGCCTTCCTCGTCCCCGACGCCGAACTGCCCTACGAGGCCTACGAACTCCACCTCGACACCGCCCTCCCCGCCTACATGCGCCCCCATCACACCTACCTCGTGGGGGAGCTGCCTCTGAACGCCAACGGAAAGGTGGACGCCGAACGCCTGCTGCGCGAGCGCGGCACACCCTGGCGCGCGGAACGCCCGACGGAGTCACCCGTCACGCCGGAACAGCGGACCGTACTGGACCTGGCCGAGGACGTCCTCGGCGTACACGGTCTGACGCCGTCCGACCGCTGGATATCCAGCGGCGGCGACTCCCTCGCGGCCCTCCGCCTCCGCTTCGCCCTCCTGGAACACCACGGCGCGGACCTGCCCCACGACCTGCTCCTGCGCGCCGACTTCGCCACCATCGCCGAAGCGGTGCACCGCGCCGACGCCGCCGCGGGCGTCCATCCGCCGGTCCGCACGACGCCCGGCCTGCGCAGCGCCCCCGCGACCAGCGAACAGCAGCGACTCTGGCTGCTGCGCCAGCGCGACCCGCAGGACCGCTCCTACGACGTCCCGCTCACCTTCCAGGTCCGGGGCACGCCCGACCCCGCCGCGCTCCGGCACGCCCTCCGCTCCCTGGTGGTCCGACACCCCGCCTTGCGCACCCGTCTGACCGTCGGTCCGACGGGACTCGTCCAGGAGACCGCCGAGCCCTACGACCCGTGGCGGCCCGCGGACGAACGGGCGGGGGAGGGACGGCAGGAGGCCGCCGAGCGGTTCTTCGCGCCCGGATTCGACCTCGCCGACCCGCGCATGCTGCGCGCCGCCTTCCTGCCCGACACGGACGGCGGAACGCTCCTGCTCCACCTGCACCACATCGCCGTCGACGGCTGGTCGCTCAGCCTGCTGTTCCGCGACCTCACCGCCGCGTACACGGCCGCCCTCGACGGCACGCTCGCGGACACCGCCACCGAACCAGTCGTCAGCGAACCCGCCGTCACCACGCTCGACTTCGCCGCCTGGCAGCACGAATGGCGCACCAGCGCCGCCTACCGGCGGAAGCGCGGACGCCTGGCCGAGCACTACCGCGCCACGCCCGAAGTCTCGCCCCCGCTCGACCCCGTACCCGCCGGCGGCGGTGCCGCCGCCCGTCTGATCCGGACGTCCGTCGACCCGGCGCGCGCCGCCCAGCTGGACCGCTGGGCGGCACACCAGGGCGTGACCAGGTTCCACCTGCTGCTCTCCGCCTTCGCCTGCGCCCTCTACGGCGTCACCGGGCAGAGCCGCCCCCTTGTCGCCACACCCGTCGCGAGTCGTCCGCGTCCCGAGTTCGCCGACACCGTCGGCATGTTCGCCAACACCGTGCTGCTGCCCCTGCACACCGCCCCGCGGCGAGGCCTGCGGGCCCAGTTGCACGAGCACGCCACCAGCGCGGCCACCGTTCTCGACGGACAGGACATCGCCCTCGCCGACGTCCTGGACGACCACGCCTTCCGCACCGGAGGCCCCCTCTTCGACTACCTCTTCGTCCTGGAGAACACCGAGTTCGACGCACTGCGTCTGCCGGGCTGCACGCTGCGCCCGCGATGGACCGAGCCACCCGCCGCCAAGTGTGCTCTGACCCTGTCCGTCGTCGAGGACGGCTCCGGCCTCCAGTGCCTGTGGGAGTACGACCCCGCACGCGTGCCCGCCGACCGCGTGGACGCCGTGGCCCGGCTGTTCCGCACGGCTCTGGACGGGTTCACCCACCTGCCGGACCGGACGGTGGCCGACCTCGTCGCACCCTGGCGGACCGGCGCCGCCGCGACCGCCCGGGGCGGCGCGCTGCCGCAGGAGTTCCCCAGCATCGCGGAGGGCTTCGCCCGCCAGGTCCGGCACACCCCGGACGCGCCGGCCCTCGCGCACGGCACGGCGACCCTGAGCTACGCCCAACTCGACGCCGCAGCATCCTCGTTGGCCGCCGAGATCGGCCGCCTGCACCCCCTGCCCGCCGACCCGGCCGCTCCCGCGAGCGTCGCCCTCTACCTGGATCCGTCCCCCGAGCACGTCGTCGCCCTGCTCGCCTGCACCCGCCTCAACCTGACGGTCGTCCCGCTCGACCCGGCCTACCCGCCCGCGCTGCTCCGGCACGTCCTGCGGCAGGCGCAGCCACTCTGCGTCCTGCACGCTCCGCACACGGCCCCTGCCCTGGACGCCGTCGCCCCGACGGGCCTGCCCCGGTTTCCGCTCGTCCTCACCGACCTGCCGCCCGCCGGACCCGACACCGTGCCCCGCCCGGCGACACGGCCGCTGTACACCCTGTTCACCTCCGGCTCCACCGGTGTCCCCAAGGGTGTCCAGGTCCCCGACCGGACCCTGTGCAACCTCATCGCCTGGCAGCAGCGCGAGGCGGGCCCCGCGGGACCCGCCGTCACCCAGCAGTTCTCCATGCTGTCCTTCGACGTCTCCTTCCAGGAGATCTTCACGACGCTCTGCACCGGCGGCCTGCTCCGCCTGGTGGAACCCGCCTGGCGACAGGACCTCGCCACCCTGCTGGAACGGCTCGACACCGACGGGGTGGAGCGTCTGTTCCTGCCCTACGTGGCGCTGCAGCTCCTCGCCGAGCACGCCGTCCGCAGCGGGCGGTTCCCCGCGCGGCTGCGCGAGGTCGTCACCGCGGGGGAGCAACTGGTCTGCACCGACGCCATCCGCCAGTGGTTCGCCGGGCTCGACAACGCCCGCCTGTTCAACCACTACGGCCCCACCGAGACCCATGTGGTCAGCGGCCTGTGCCTGAGCGGCGACCCGGCCACCTGGCCGACCAGGCCCGCCATCGGCCGCCCGGTCGCGCACGCCGAACTGCATGTCGTGGACGCGGAGGACCACCCCGTCCCACCCGGTGTCACGGGCCGTCTCCTCGTCGGCGGCCCCATGGCCGCCCCGTGCTACCTCGGTGATCCCGGACTCAACCGTGACCGCTTCACCACCGGTCCCGACGGCGGCACCCTCTACCGCACCGGCGACCTGGCGCGCTTCGACGCACAGGGCCTGCTGCACTACGCCGGGCGGGAGGACGCACAGATCAAACTCAGCGGACACCGGCTCGAACTCGGCCAGGTCGAGGCCGCGTTGCTCCAGTACCCCGGCGTCACGAACGCGGTCGCCGTCGCCGTCGCCGACCACGGCCGGCTCGTCGCCTGCCTGGAGTGCCGCGGCCCCGACCCCGACCCAGCGGACCTGGACCGCCACCTCGGTGAACTGCTGCCCGCCCACGTCCGGCTGGGGCGCGTCCGCCGGCTGCAGGCGCTGCCGCGAACCCCGAGCGGCAAGCTCGACCGGGCGGCCGCGCTCACCGCGGACGGAGTCGACCTGGGCGCCACCGGCGCGTCCGACGGTTCGCTGTCACCTCTGGAGGCCCGGCTCACCGAGCTGTTCGCCGTCGTCACCGGCAGGCGGCCCGCGCCGGAACAGCACTACTTCGACGCCGGTGCCGGCAGCCTCGACCTGATGCGGTTCCACCTCCACTGCACCACGGAGGCCGGGTTGTCCTTCCGTATGGCCGACCTGTTCGAGCACGTCACCGTCCGGTCCCTGGCCGCGGCCCTCACCCGTCCCACCCCGTCCTCCGCGCCCGTGGAGCCGGCGGAGACCTCACATCCCGAGGACCCGACTCCGGTCACCGCCGCCGCACCCGGCTCCGAGACCCCCTCCCAGGACGCCATCGACGCCGGACCACGCGCCGCCGTCCGCGCACCCCGGCCCGGCGACACGGAGCCGTCGGTGGAGCCCGTCGCCGTCGTCGGCATGGCCGTGCGGCTGCCCGGCGCCCCCGACCTCGCGGCCTTCTGGGACCTGGTCACCTCCGGCCGACGCGGGGTGGAGCACTTCACCGCCCCCGCCGGCCGGGTCGGCGCACGCAGCCAGTCCGACCGTCCGCTGGCCTTCGACCCCGCGCGCTTCACCATCAGCCCGCACGAAGCACGGCTGATGGACCCGCAGCAGCGCCAGATGCTCATGGTCTGCGTGGAGGCCCTCGCCCACGCGGGCATCGCCGACCCCGCCGGGCGACAGGTCGGACTGATCGCCGCCTGCGGCGAGAACACCTACTTCCAGCGGCTGATCCGGGAAGCCGGGCCCGACGACCTCCCCGACAGCTTCCGGCTCGCCCTGCACCACGAGAAGGACTTCCTCGCGACCAAGGCCGCCTACCATCTCGGCCTGACCGGGCCCGCGTTCAGCGTCCAGACGGCCTGTTCCAGCTCCCTGGTCGGCGTCCACCTCGCCGCCCAGCTGCTCCGCCAGGGCGACGCCGAGATCATGCTCGCCGGGGGAGTGCTGGTCGACGCGGAACTCACCGACGGCTACACCTACCGCCCCCAGCACATCTTCTCCCCGGACGGCCACTGCCGGGCCTTCAGCGCCGACGCGGGCGGCACCGTCGGAGGCAGCGGGGCGGCGGTCGTCGTCCTGAAACCACTGAGCCTGGCCCGCCGCGACGGCGACACCGTCTACGCCCTCGTCACCGGCTCCGCCGTGAACAACGACGGCGCGGACAAGCTCGGTTACAGCGCGCCGTCCCTGTCCGGGCAGCGCGCGGCCGTCCGGACCGCACTGCGCCGCGCGGGACGCCGGGGCGCCGACGTCGGCTACGTCGAGGCCCACGGCACGGGCACCCGCCTCGGTGACCCCGTCGAGGCGGGCGCTCTCCAGGACGCGTACGACGTGCCGCGGGGGCACCGGATCGCCGTGTCGTCGGTGAAGAGCCAGATCGGTCACCTGGGCGCCGCCGCGGGCGTGACGGGTCTCGTCCGTGCGGTCCTCGCCGTGCACCACGCGACGATCCCCCCGACCGCCGACTTCGACCGGCTCAACCCCGAGATCGACGCCACGGCCTTCCGCGTCCCGGTGACCGCGGAGCCCTGGCGGTCGGCGGGACCGCGCCTCGCCGCCGTCAGCAGCTTCGGCATCGGCGGGACCAACGCCCACGTCCTGGTCGAGGAGGCCCCGCCCGGCGCGGCCGAAGGCTCCACGGACAGGGCCGACCGCGCCGGGACCGGGGACCTGACGTTCGCGACGGAGGCGGTCCCGACGGACGTACGGGCGCAGGACCGCGCAACTCCCTTTGCCGCACGGCACCTTGGATCCGCGTCCGACGCTGTGAGGACGGGGTCCGGGGGTGCCGAACCCCTCCGGGCCGACACCCCTGAAGCGCACGCGTTCGTGCCGCTCCTGGCGCTGTCCGCGCACAGTGCGCCGGCGCTCCGAGCGGACGCCCGCCGAGCGGCCGACCACCTGGCCGCCCACCCCGACCGCTACGAGCAGGTCGTACGCCATCTGCGGAGCGGACGCCCCGCACTCGACCACCGGGCGGCCCGCCTGCTCCCCGACGTGCACGCGGCCGTCGACTGGCTGCGCACCGTGGAGCCCGTCGCCGTCCCCCGGACGCGGGGTGAACACGTGGACGCCCGTCGGGCGACACCGGAGGAACTGGCGGACGCCTGGTGCGCCGGCCGTCCCGTGAACTGGCGGGAGCACCCCGTCCCGGCCCCCTGGGACTTCCCGCCCCCGTCCTTCGACCTCACCGACTACGACCTCCGCCGCTCCGGGAACCCGGAGGGGCCCGGGTTCCCGCAACGGCTGCCCGCCGACCGGTGGCTGCACCAGAAGCACTGGGTCCGGACGCGCCGGGCCCGCACCGGGCCCGCTCCCGCCGCAGCACGCACCGTGGTCGTGGTCGGCGACGCGGCGACGGAGTGGAGCGCCTGGGCGGCTCCGGGCCGGGGCGGAGCACGCGTGGTGCGCGTCGAGGCGGGACCCGCCTTCGCCCGCCTCGGGCCGGACACGTACCGCGCCGATCCCTCCGACGCCGGACAACTCGGCCGCATCATCGCTGACGTGAGCCGCGAAACCGGCGCGCACACCGACTGGCTGCACACCCTGCCCCTCGCCGTGCGGGGTCCGGTCGACGAGTCCACCGTCGACGCCGCCGTTCACGCGTGCCTCGACACGGTCGCCGCCCTGTGCACGGCACTGGCGGACGTCCCCCCGGACGTACGACCCCGGCCGTGGGTGCTGACGCATGCCGTCCAGCCCGTGGCAGGCCCCACCGGGCGGCCCGAACTCGCTCTGACGGCAGCGGCGAGCGAAGCGCCCCGTCAGGAACTCGGCCTGACCGTACGGTGGGTGGACCTCCCGGACGCCGAACCCGGCCACTGGGCGGACCGGTTGACCGCGCTCCTCGCCGACACCGCGCCCACCGGGCCCCGCCTCGCGCTGCGCGACGGGCACTGGTGGCAGCCGGTACGCCTGCCCGTGACCGAGACGCCGTCCGACGGCCTGCCGGGGCACGGATCCCCGGCCCGGCCGCAGCCCGGCACGCACCTCGTCCTGGGCGGCACCGGGGGGATCGGCAGCACGCTCGCCGCGCGCATCCTGCGGGAACCGGACACCCGGGTCGTGCTCCTGTCGCGCAGAGGCGAACTGCCCGCGGCGCTCGCCGCCTGGCGGGACCGCGTCACCTGTGTGCGAGCGGACCTGGCCGAGGAGTCCCTGGACGCCATCGCCGCCCGCCTCGGCCCCCGGCTCGACGGGCTGACCGGCGTCGTCCACGCGGCGGGCACCGCGCACGGAACGCTCCTCGTGCGGCGGGACGCGGCAGCCGCCCGCCGGGGCATCGCGGCCAAACTCCGGGGCGCCCTGCTGACCGAGCGGCTCATCGCCACGCACCGGCCCGGCACGGTCGTCTACTGCTCCTCCATGGCAGCCGAGCTGGGCGGGATCGGACAGTTCGACTACGCCGGCGCCAATGGCCTCCTCGACGGCTTCGCCCACCACACGAGCGGCGACGACGGCACCGCACGAACCGTCGTCGCCTGGGACGCCTGGCGCGAGGTCGGCATGGCGCACGACGCCCGAGTGCGGGACGCACGCCACCGGGCGCACCTCGACGTCGCGCTCACCCCGGCGGAGGGCGTGGATGTGTTCGACCGGGCGATGGAGCTACAACTCCCCCAACTCCTCGTCTGCACCACCGACCTGGCCGAGGCCGTCCGCTTCTACGAAGCCGTCCCCGACACCACCCCGGCCACCGGCGCGGACCCGCGGTCCGAACCCGGCCCGGAGCCCGGTACACCGATCACCCACACCCGAGCCGAGTCCCCCGACGGCGACCCGGCAGCCGCGCTGCGGGAGGCGACCCGTTCCCTGCTCGGCCTGGACACCCTGGACGAGGCCGCCCCGCTGTACGACCTCGGCGCCGACTCCCTGACCCTGCTGGAGCTCCTGGACGAGGTGAAACGGCTCTACGGCACCGACCTGGACCTGTCCCGGCTCACCCACCGGGTCACCTTGAACGAGATCCTGGGCCACCTCACGGCCGTCCGGCCGGCACCCCGTACCCACGCGGTGGCGGTCGACGTCTGGCAGCGCGGAACGGGCCCGGGCGTGCTCTGCCTCGTCCACCCCGTCGGGGGCGACATCCAGGCATACCGCGCCCTCGTCTCCGCCCTGCCCGACCGGCTGACGGTCTGTCTGATCGCCGACCCGGCACTGTCCGCCCCGGACGCGCCCGACTGGTCCCTCACCGAACGCGCCGCCCAGTACCTCGCCGCCGTCCGACGGGAGTTCCCCGCGGCGGGACGACAACTGCGGCTCGCGGGATGGTCGTTCGGGGCATGGACCGCGCTCACGATGGCGGCCCTCGCGGAAGAGGCCGGTGAAGCCCCCGGCGCCCTCTACCTGCTCGATCCGCCGTCCCCCGACCCGGCCGCGCGTCCCACGGTCGACGAGGAACAGGTGGCGGCCGTGTTCGCCCTCGAACTCCGCGGCAACCGCGCCGACCACGCCCTCACCGAACAGGGCAGGGCCTACGCCGAACGGCTCGCCCAGTGCTGCCGGGCCAACCTCGCCGCCCTGGCCGGGCACCGGCTGCCCCGCCTGACGAGGACCCCCGGCTCGCTCTGGCTCGCCCAACAGCCCGTCGGGGAACTGCCGGTGGCGATGGCGGCGCCGTCGACCGCCGCCGAGTGGGAGCCCCGTCTGCCCGCCGCGTTCCGCACCCACCACGTTCCCGTCACGCACTACGAACTCGTCGCCGACCCCCACGTGCGCGCGGTGGCCGAGGTCATCGCGGGCGACCTCACCGCTTCCGCTCCGTTGCCCGATCCCCCGCCCGGCGTCCCCGAGCACCCCGCCCCCGCCGCCAGTTCCTGA
- a CDS encoding GSCFA domain-containing protein — MAHPYTRLPARSFWRTAVAEPAPQDIADLWSPKFPIGQDDPVVTAGSCFARHIGPALLAEGMHWYDAELPPPGLTPAEREQRGYRRFSFRTGNIYTAAALRQWIAWALDEEKPPEDWWTSEKGLIDPYRPALQPGGFTSLEEARAARSVTLAAIRAALTTARVLVFTLGLTEAWWDTGTDTVLPMCPGTVGGTYDPARHVLRNHTVAEVTDDLSAALGMARGVNPRLRTLLTVSPVPLTATATGRHALVATTHSKSVLRAAAGQLADEHDHVDYFPSYEIVTGFPYRAMSYEPNLRTVTPDGVAFVMSHFFAGTTGRRSGEGPRHDRPATVPAPPSHGGEEQGCDDAVLDYYGPGSVPPAR, encoded by the coding sequence GTGGCACACCCGTACACCCGACTGCCGGCCCGCTCGTTCTGGCGGACGGCCGTCGCAGAACCCGCCCCGCAGGACATCGCCGACCTGTGGAGCCCCAAGTTCCCTATCGGACAGGACGATCCGGTGGTCACCGCCGGCTCCTGCTTCGCCCGGCACATCGGTCCGGCCCTGCTCGCCGAGGGCATGCACTGGTACGACGCCGAACTCCCGCCTCCCGGACTGACCCCGGCCGAGCGCGAGCAGCGAGGCTACCGCCGCTTCTCCTTCCGCACCGGCAACATCTACACCGCGGCCGCCCTGCGCCAGTGGATCGCCTGGGCCCTGGACGAGGAGAAGCCTCCCGAAGACTGGTGGACGTCCGAGAAGGGACTGATCGACCCCTACCGCCCGGCACTTCAGCCGGGCGGGTTCACCTCCTTGGAGGAAGCCCGCGCCGCCCGCTCGGTGACCCTCGCCGCCATCCGTGCCGCGCTGACGACGGCCCGCGTCCTCGTCTTCACCCTGGGTCTCACCGAGGCCTGGTGGGACACCGGGACCGACACCGTCCTGCCGATGTGCCCGGGCACCGTCGGCGGCACCTACGATCCCGCCCGGCACGTCCTGCGCAACCACACGGTGGCGGAGGTCACCGACGACCTGAGCGCCGCGCTGGGCATGGCGCGCGGCGTCAACCCCCGCCTCCGGACGCTCCTCACCGTGTCGCCGGTCCCGCTCACCGCGACCGCCACGGGGCGGCACGCCCTGGTCGCCACCACCCACTCCAAGTCCGTCCTGCGAGCCGCAGCCGGCCAACTCGCCGACGAGCACGACCACGTCGACTACTTCCCGTCGTACGAGATCGTCACCGGATTCCCCTACCGGGCGATGTCCTACGAACCGAACCTGCGCACCGTCACCCCCGACGGGGTGGCCTTCGTGATGAGCCACTTCTTCGCGGGAACCACCGGACGGCGCTCCGGCGAAGGGCCGCGCCACGACCGCCCGGCCACCGTGCCGGCCCCGCCCAGCCACGGTGGAGAGGAGCAAGGGTGTGACGACGCCGTACTCGACTACTACGGGCCGGGCTCGGTTCCTCCTGCTCGGTGA